In the Candidatus Methylacidiphilales bacterium genome, one interval contains:
- the argH gene encoding argininosuccinate lyase: MSNLGSLCTPCFRKFLTNHKTEKLSMKKALLSGTTKASLRSRFANDLDSRALSFSSSLDIDKTIALHDVRASIAHATMLGACKIITLKDSKQLVQGLKQIETQMLHGEFVWESEFEDVHMLVEHRLTQLVGPVGERLHTARSRNDQTVTATRLWLRECLDFTKAELIEFAKALLDQARLEASTPMPGLTHLQFAQPVTLGHLFLAWFEMCIRDLERLQETRKRVNVMPLGSGALAGVSFPINRKMTAKQLFFSEISENSLDGVSDRDFVIEAVSVAALGMMHLSRICEDIILFSSTPFKFFEVSETFATGSSMMPQKKNPDIAELVRGKSGMVAGNWVALFTLMKAQSLTYNRDNQHDKKSLFEAFEIWNSSLSVCTPMVRLLLFNRERMLHACEQGFLNATDVADYLVTKGLPFRSAYQIAAQLVRECEFKKCTLTELPLEIYKANSELFQQDIYSRISLHGSLNARISYGGTAPVRVKEAIIRAKKRLSQIVKAK; encoded by the coding sequence ATGAGCAATCTTGGGTCGCTATGCACGCCATGTTTTCGCAAATTTTTAACTAACCATAAAACTGAGAAACTATCTATGAAAAAAGCTTTATTAAGCGGCACTACAAAGGCGAGCTTACGAAGCAGATTTGCTAATGATTTAGATAGTCGAGCTCTATCTTTTTCTAGTAGCTTAGATATTGACAAAACTATTGCTTTACACGATGTGCGCGCTTCTATTGCCCACGCCACTATGCTTGGGGCGTGTAAAATTATTACTTTAAAAGATAGCAAGCAACTGGTACAAGGGTTAAAGCAAATTGAAACTCAGATGCTTCACGGGGAATTTGTTTGGGAATCAGAATTCGAAGATGTCCATATGCTAGTTGAGCATAGATTAACGCAGCTGGTTGGTCCGGTCGGAGAACGATTACATACTGCACGCTCGAGAAATGATCAAACCGTTACTGCAACTAGACTTTGGCTCAGAGAATGTTTAGATTTTACTAAAGCAGAACTTATTGAATTTGCCAAGGCATTGCTAGATCAGGCTAGATTAGAAGCCTCTACTCCAATGCCCGGACTAACCCATTTGCAATTTGCCCAACCAGTAACCTTAGGGCATTTGTTTTTAGCTTGGTTTGAGATGTGCATCAGAGATCTTGAGCGATTACAAGAGACCAGAAAGCGAGTTAATGTTATGCCGTTAGGAAGTGGTGCTTTAGCGGGTGTAAGTTTTCCCATCAATAGAAAAATGACTGCTAAACAATTATTTTTCTCAGAAATTTCTGAAAACTCACTTGACGGTGTCAGCGATCGTGATTTTGTTATTGAAGCTGTTTCAGTGGCCGCATTGGGTATGATGCATCTTTCTAGAATCTGTGAAGACATCATCCTTTTTTCCTCTACCCCATTTAAATTTTTTGAAGTAAGCGAAACTTTTGCAACTGGCTCATCAATGATGCCTCAGAAAAAAAATCCAGATATTGCAGAATTGGTGCGAGGTAAAAGTGGCATGGTGGCAGGAAATTGGGTCGCGTTATTTACTCTTATGAAGGCGCAGAGTCTAACCTATAATCGCGACAACCAGCATGATAAAAAATCACTATTTGAAGCATTTGAGATCTGGAATTCATCGTTATCAGTTTGTACACCGATGGTGCGATTACTTTTATTTAATCGTGAACGCATGCTACATGCCTGTGAACAAGGGTTTCTTAATGCCACTGATGTTGCTGACTATCTTGTTACAAAAGGCTTACCTTTTAGAAGTGCGTATCAAATCGCAGCGCAACTTGTTCGCGAATGTGAATTTAAAAAATGCACCTTAACCGAGTTGCCTCTCGAAATCTATAAAGCTAATAGCGAGCTTTTTCAGCAAGATATATATTCTAGAATATCTCTGCATGGCTCTCTCAACGCAAGAATTAGTTATGGTGGCACCGCGCCAGTTCGGGTAAAAGAAGCCATCATACGAGCAAAAAAAAGACTATCCCAGATAGTAAAAGCAAAGTAA
- a CDS encoding dienelactone hydrolase family protein: MNPIKSILLLFIYMGVCQMALSEVVVKTVTYEHEGKAFKGSLVYNESVDKKRPGILVLHEWWGITPELIDKAKRLANDGYVAFVADLYGDAKTADHPEEAGKLMGELTSNKFAWRARALASLVAFKKQPIVDPKQIAAIGFCLGGNTALNMVYARHDIVAAVAFHSTLALPDSDDDLKGITTKILALQGAQDPFVPKGGIEKFTTELGATGLDWQLNLYPAEHAFTNPKADSKKIPGIKYNAKVYEQSWVAMHAMFSQIFN; this comes from the coding sequence ATGAATCCAATAAAATCTATTTTACTGTTATTTATTTATATGGGGGTATGTCAAATGGCGCTATCTGAAGTGGTGGTTAAAACAGTTACCTATGAACATGAAGGTAAGGCTTTTAAGGGCTCGTTAGTTTATAACGAAAGTGTTGATAAAAAACGACCAGGGATTTTAGTGCTCCATGAGTGGTGGGGAATAACTCCAGAACTCATAGACAAAGCTAAGCGACTTGCTAATGATGGCTATGTCGCGTTTGTTGCTGATTTGTATGGAGACGCCAAGACTGCCGATCATCCCGAGGAGGCAGGAAAATTAATGGGTGAGTTAACCAGCAATAAGTTTGCTTGGAGAGCTCGGGCATTAGCTTCCCTAGTTGCTTTTAAAAAACAGCCCATAGTTGATCCAAAACAAATTGCCGCTATTGGATTTTGTTTAGGCGGTAATACTGCTCTTAACATGGTGTACGCCAGACATGATATTGTTGCTGCAGTTGCGTTCCATAGTACCTTAGCTTTACCTGACTCAGATGATGACTTGAAAGGAATAACGACTAAGATTTTAGCACTACAGGGTGCTCAGGATCCATTTGTACCCAAAGGCGGAATCGAAAAATTCACTACTGAGCTTGGTGCTACTGGACTTGATTGGCAGTTGAACTTATATCCTGCCGAGCATGCGTTTACAAATCCCAAGGCTGATAGCAAAAAAATCCCTGGGATTAAATATAATGCTAAAGTGTATGAGCAATCTTGGGTCGCTATGCACGCCATGTTTTCGCAAATTTTTAACTAA
- a CDS encoding LytTR family DNA-binding domain-containing protein has protein sequence MPLLSILLVEDEPLSRKRLKSLLLEYDPEFIIEQASDGIQALALLEKNQYQLVLLDIKIPGMDGIALSDRIKLLNNPPAIIYTTAYSNFALRAFTFPAVGYLLKPINPKQLSEVLKTVTRTHRGQDPNYTQNDSFIIDYVDGKGEKVILRMPIHEVFACHSEDKQCWIITSQTSYPTNYTLKDIEEQFANVFLRIHRNCLVNKSKIRSLESNEFGHFVNIKDHPSKFAVSRQQWHEVKEFFTQLLAHEKINHHRN, from the coding sequence ATGCCACTACTATCAATACTTTTAGTTGAAGATGAGCCACTCTCAAGAAAAAGACTCAAATCCTTGTTGCTTGAATATGACCCAGAATTTATTATTGAACAAGCAAGTGATGGTATTCAAGCGCTAGCCTTATTGGAAAAAAATCAATATCAGCTTGTACTTTTAGATATTAAAATTCCTGGTATGGATGGAATTGCCCTAAGCGATCGTATTAAATTATTAAACAACCCACCAGCTATAATTTACACCACCGCCTATAGTAATTTTGCTTTGCGTGCCTTTACTTTTCCAGCCGTGGGTTATCTGCTTAAGCCCATCAACCCAAAACAACTCTCGGAAGTATTAAAAACTGTAACCCGCACCCACCGAGGCCAAGATCCCAACTATACTCAAAATGATTCTTTTATTATTGATTATGTTGATGGAAAAGGAGAAAAAGTAATTTTGCGTATGCCCATACATGAAGTATTTGCTTGTCATAGCGAAGATAAGCAATGCTGGATTATCACCAGTCAAACTTCGTACCCAACCAACTACACCCTCAAAGACATTGAAGAGCAATTCGCCAATGTTTTTCTACGGATTCATAGAAATTGTTTAGTTAATAAAAGCAAGATACGCTCATTAGAATCTAACGAATTTGGACACTTTGTTAATATTAAAGATCACCCATCAAAATTTGCCGTGAGCAGACAGCAATGGCATGAGGTAAAAGAATTCTTTACCCAATTACTCGCACATGAAAAAATCAATCACCATCGCAACTAG
- the hemC gene encoding hydroxymethylbilane synthase produces the protein MKKSITIATRASPLALAQTKAISEALLAHHPELQIEILPMVSEGDKNLSLQLNAGGGKGLFTKELENSLASGQADLAVHSMKDVPMYTRKDFFVTSALKREASYDVLVTPLATTSQIFFSDCKIGTSSLRRQTQLKKSFPNATVVPIRGNLGTRLAQLDKKQVDAITLAQAGINRLSLSLCTHPLPLENHIPSPGQGIIAIETRLDDSSIKALIIPLQDPDTVKAYNYEEYINKNLEGDCLAPIGIYASMISPDLFSLSTYIGDLDNHDSFTHTSTIRTSQESNDLDSHLITLHSLGAKSLIQKAKNFLANSHV, from the coding sequence ATGAAAAAATCAATCACCATCGCAACTAGAGCAAGCCCTCTGGCATTGGCCCAAACCAAAGCTATTAGCGAAGCCTTGCTAGCGCACCATCCAGAACTACAAATCGAGATCCTTCCCATGGTAAGTGAAGGTGATAAGAATCTCAGTTTACAACTCAACGCTGGGGGTGGCAAAGGTCTTTTCACGAAGGAATTAGAGAATTCGCTCGCGTCTGGTCAGGCCGATCTAGCCGTGCATTCTATGAAAGATGTACCCATGTACACTAGAAAAGATTTTTTTGTTACCTCAGCACTAAAGCGAGAAGCATCATATGATGTCTTAGTTACTCCACTAGCAACAACTTCTCAAATCTTCTTTTCCGATTGTAAAATAGGTACCAGTAGTTTACGACGGCAAACCCAATTAAAAAAAAGTTTTCCTAACGCTACCGTAGTACCGATTCGTGGTAATCTTGGCACTCGGTTAGCCCAATTAGATAAAAAACAAGTAGACGCCATTACTCTCGCTCAAGCTGGCATAAATAGATTGTCCTTATCACTTTGCACCCATCCCCTTCCCTTAGAGAACCATATTCCCTCACCAGGTCAAGGCATCATAGCAATTGAAACTCGCCTTGATGACTCTTCTATTAAAGCACTTATCATCCCTCTGCAGGACCCTGATACCGTTAAAGCATATAATTATGAAGAGTATATTAATAAAAACCTAGAAGGTGACTGTCTTGCCCCTATTGGAATTTATGCAAGCATGATTAGCCCTGATTTATTTTCTTTGAGTACTTACATTGGAGATCTTGACAACCATGATTCTTTCACGCACACCTCAACGATTAGAACTAGTCAAGAATCAAATGACCTTGACTCACATCTCATTACCTTACACTCTTTAGGGGCAAAATCTTTGATTCAGAAAGCAAAAAATTTTTTAGCAAATTCTCATGTATAA
- a CDS encoding uroporphyrinogen-III synthase translates to MYNGGIFFTRAGHTTDLKSKTKRRLLSLGIQAINLPLVAIVPDLDALLSNSNRKALIQADWIIVFSSNAAQILFSQFIPNSHCKIATIGESTARVVRQFHIPVTLVAPPPNSSESLTSALVATIGISQLAQSTIIIATGHEGLTTASDFFQSLDIFPITIELYRRVPQEASDELRSKVSAMVSSLQPKAISFVSVTSARQCSIQFPNLTFLPAICVSSRIGEQALAFGWKKILLTDGVSDDAIIDTFLSLKQ, encoded by the coding sequence ATGTATAACGGAGGGATTTTTTTTACTCGCGCCGGGCATACCACTGATTTGAAATCAAAAACAAAGCGTAGGTTACTTTCATTAGGGATTCAAGCAATCAATCTGCCCTTGGTTGCCATTGTGCCAGACCTAGACGCGCTCTTATCAAATAGTAATAGAAAGGCACTCATCCAAGCAGATTGGATTATAGTTTTTTCTAGCAACGCCGCACAAATATTGTTCTCACAGTTTATTCCAAATTCACATTGTAAGATCGCCACCATAGGAGAGAGCACCGCTCGGGTTGTCAGGCAATTTCATATCCCAGTAACATTAGTCGCACCACCACCTAACTCAAGCGAAAGTCTCACCAGTGCACTTGTTGCAACTATTGGTATTTCCCAGTTAGCTCAATCTACTATCATTATTGCTACTGGGCATGAAGGACTCACCACCGCGAGTGATTTTTTTCAATCCTTGGACATTTTCCCCATCACGATTGAGCTTTATAGACGGGTACCTCAAGAAGCTTCCGATGAGCTTCGCAGTAAAGTCAGTGCTATGGTTTCCTCTCTTCAACCAAAAGCGATTTCATTTGTTTCGGTAACAAGCGCACGACAATGCTCTATTCAGTTTCCTAACTTGACTTTTCTTCCAGCTATATGTGTCAGCTCAAGAATTGGTGAGCAAGCACTTGCGTTTGGCTGGAAAAAGATTCTTCTCACTGATGGGGTTAGTGATGATGCAATTATAGATACCTTTTTATCACTTAAACAATAA
- a CDS encoding M23 family metallopeptidase, protein MRYWVVLCGALSWGLGLGESEKLITIAQGQVGFIPLPENARTATYYDKRVTVVSDNNGSTAILGVPLNNKPVVEELRLFDAEDQPLSSIKFQVIEKNYGIDYLTITNKRFADPTDEDLIRAKKEQELIFSIISKWEDGMPAIRLSLPAEGKKSGQYGTRRVINRVERSPHKGLDIANVEGTQLYAPADSTVVYAGDMFYTGNTVILAHGQSLYTLYGHLQSIEVQENAIIKKGQLFGTMGMTGRVTGSHVHISLYLNQVSVDPLLLFK, encoded by the coding sequence ATGAGATACTGGGTAGTGCTTTGTGGCGCATTGTCTTGGGGGTTAGGCCTTGGAGAAAGCGAAAAACTAATAACTATTGCGCAAGGGCAAGTTGGTTTTATTCCATTGCCTGAAAATGCCAGAACAGCTACCTATTACGATAAGAGAGTTACCGTTGTTTCAGATAATAATGGAAGCACTGCAATACTTGGCGTTCCTCTAAATAACAAACCTGTAGTTGAGGAGCTTAGACTTTTTGATGCAGAGGACCAGCCCCTATCTTCAATAAAATTTCAAGTTATAGAAAAAAACTATGGCATTGATTATTTAACTATAACAAATAAACGCTTCGCAGATCCAACTGATGAAGATTTAATTAGAGCAAAAAAAGAACAAGAACTTATCTTCTCAATTATTTCAAAATGGGAAGATGGTATGCCTGCAATTCGGTTATCACTTCCTGCTGAAGGGAAAAAATCAGGGCAATATGGCACTAGACGAGTGATCAATAGAGTCGAGCGTAGTCCGCATAAAGGTTTAGATATAGCTAATGTGGAGGGCACGCAGTTGTATGCTCCTGCAGATAGCACTGTGGTGTATGCTGGGGATATGTTTTACACAGGGAATACGGTAATATTGGCACATGGTCAATCGCTTTATACACTTTATGGACATTTGCAATCTATTGAAGTGCAGGAAAATGCTATTATTAAAAAAGGGCAATTGTTTGGTACTATGGGTATGACTGGAAGAGTTACTGGAAGTCATGTGCATATTTCATTGTACCTTAACCAAGTAAGTGTTGACCCGCTTTTATTGTTTAAGTGA
- a CDS encoding cyclopropane-fatty-acyl-phospholipid synthase family protein, with amino-acid sequence MKPTLFESLCRALVYRRLASVQYGTLHVHEGEITTTFVGKLVAPGQNYIAEITVFDCSFYIDALVRGSIGVAESYMKQHWQSKDMVMLIQWTIVNQTTLNKLELFSKYFAQPILLLGHFLRRNTKRTSKSNIAKHYDLGNDFFKLFLDESMMYSSAIFKNPQSTLLEATYTKLELICEKLALTKNDSVLEIGTGWGGFAMYAVKRYGCKVTTTTISENQYHYVQKLIAKENLSDSITLLKTDYRNLSGSYNKIVSIEMLEAVGHQYFDIYLSIISELLKPKGLALIQTITIKEQNYQSSLRSVDFIQKYIFPGGCLPSLTALMQSMVRSTDLSVEDIENIGKHYAKTLYHWRKNYLQQLDQVRALGCTNSFINMWEFYFCYCEAGFLEKEILDYQILLSKP; translated from the coding sequence ATGAAACCCACTCTATTTGAGTCGCTATGTCGTGCGCTGGTGTATCGTAGATTGGCGTCAGTTCAATATGGCACATTGCATGTGCATGAAGGGGAAATAACCACGACATTTGTTGGCAAGCTCGTCGCTCCTGGTCAGAATTATATTGCTGAAATTACTGTATTTGATTGTAGTTTTTATATTGATGCATTGGTTCGGGGCAGTATTGGGGTGGCAGAGTCATATATGAAACAACACTGGCAAAGTAAGGACATGGTAATGCTCATTCAATGGACAATCGTTAATCAGACCACACTTAACAAACTTGAATTATTTTCAAAGTATTTTGCGCAACCAATACTGCTACTCGGACATTTTTTGAGACGAAATACTAAACGAACCAGTAAGTCCAATATTGCCAAACATTATGATTTAGGCAATGACTTTTTTAAATTATTTTTAGATGAATCAATGATGTATTCATCAGCAATTTTTAAAAATCCGCAAAGTACCTTGTTAGAAGCAACCTATACTAAACTTGAGTTAATTTGTGAGAAATTAGCGTTGACCAAAAACGATTCAGTCTTGGAAATTGGCACTGGCTGGGGAGGGTTTGCTATGTATGCAGTTAAGCGCTACGGATGCAAAGTTACTACCACTACTATTTCAGAAAATCAGTATCACTATGTACAAAAACTAATCGCTAAGGAAAACCTGAGCGATTCTATTACTCTGCTTAAAACCGATTATAGAAATCTTAGTGGCAGTTACAACAAAATAGTTTCAATTGAAATGCTTGAAGCAGTTGGACATCAGTATTTTGACATCTATTTGAGCATTATTTCTGAGTTGCTCAAACCCAAGGGATTGGCATTGATTCAAACTATTACGATTAAAGAGCAGAATTATCAATCTTCGCTACGATCAGTGGACTTTATTCAGAAATATATATTTCCTGGTGGGTGTTTGCCTTCGCTTACCGCGCTGATGCAGAGCATGGTGCGCTCTACTGATTTGTCAGTGGAAGATATTGAAAATATTGGAAAGCACTACGCCAAGACTTTGTATCATTGGCGAAAAAACTACTTACAACAGTTGGATCAAGTCCGTGCGCTAGGGTGCACAAATTCATTTATCAATATGTGGGAATTTTATTTTTGTTATTGTGAAGCAGGATTTTTAGAAAAGGAAATACTTGATTATCAAATTCTTCTCTCTAAGCCATAA
- a CDS encoding DUF1365 domain-containing protein translates to MHQLFQGRIVHNRLIPTPHSFSYHIALFYFDLQRLDTAFSKVKFYGVNTAALASFQRKDYYGDPDIPLIKEIQSLVKERTGMSSCLSEKLKIFLLTSIRTFGFCFNPVSFYFCYDEANQLQALVADVTNTPWHKRYAYVLDCRIGQEKGVYRFTCDKNFHVSPFMSMDMQYEWLVTKNHDSITIQMHLSQQSLAVFSASLHLYEITLTNAQLYKKLFLHIPIAIKTVVLIYVNAMVLFLKRVPFYSYPK, encoded by the coding sequence ATGCATCAGTTATTTCAAGGCCGCATTGTACATAATCGCCTTATCCCTACACCCCATTCATTTTCTTACCACATAGCTTTGTTTTATTTTGACTTACAAAGATTAGACACTGCATTTAGTAAAGTTAAATTCTATGGAGTTAATACTGCAGCATTAGCAAGCTTCCAACGAAAAGATTATTATGGAGATCCTGATATTCCCCTGATAAAAGAAATTCAATCATTGGTTAAGGAGCGCACCGGTATGTCTTCATGTTTATCGGAAAAATTAAAAATATTTTTACTTACCTCAATCCGTACTTTTGGTTTTTGCTTTAATCCAGTTAGTTTTTATTTCTGTTATGATGAGGCAAATCAATTACAGGCTTTGGTTGCAGATGTAACCAATACCCCATGGCACAAACGATATGCCTATGTGTTAGATTGTCGTATCGGGCAGGAAAAGGGTGTCTATAGATTTACCTGTGATAAGAATTTCCATGTTTCACCCTTCATGAGTATGGATATGCAATATGAGTGGCTAGTTACCAAAAATCACGACTCCATTACTATTCAAATGCATCTATCTCAACAGTCTCTAGCTGTCTTTTCTGCTTCATTACATCTATATGAAATTACTTTGACTAATGCCCAGCTATATAAAAAACTTTTTTTACATATCCCTATCGCAATTAAAACTGTTGTGTTAATCTATGTTAATGCTATGGTATTATTCTTGAAGCGAGTACCGTTCTATTCCTATCCAAAATGA
- a CDS encoding FAD-dependent oxidoreductase: MKVAIIGSGISGLMLAHLLHKDHSITIYEKENRIGGHAHTQDVTVNGNTVSVDTGFIVYNQTTYPLFTALLSNLQVPSAKSTMSFSVFSRKENFEYCGSNLATLFSQKKNLLNKEFLCMLYEIIKFNRQSKRLVSTHADLPLQDFLREYRYSDYFISKYLFPMCSAIWSTDLATIGTYSTSFVVNFFHNHGLLSLHSRPQWLTIPNGSKNYINTLIKPFESSFRLSSHITTIQRDDGGVIINTNDGANRYDYLFFACPSDQALALLASPTTREIEILSAIKFQTNTATLHTDKNLMPVNKNNWAAWNYNIDSARQVSVTYHMNQLQPLATTQPLFVSLNCSNVIKPELIISTTQYTHPLLTLDAMHAVSRRDEISGPNRTYYAGAYWGNGFHEDGVRSAYQAVNSFTRSK, translated from the coding sequence ATGAAGGTCGCCATAATTGGATCTGGTATTTCAGGATTAATGCTTGCCCATTTACTCCACAAAGATCACAGCATTACTATTTATGAAAAAGAAAATCGTATTGGTGGGCATGCACACACTCAAGATGTTACAGTAAATGGCAATACCGTTTCAGTAGATACTGGATTTATTGTTTATAACCAAACTACCTACCCATTGTTTACTGCGTTGCTTTCCAATCTTCAAGTGCCGAGTGCGAAAAGCACTATGAGCTTTAGTGTGTTTTCGCGTAAGGAAAATTTTGAATATTGTGGTTCAAATCTAGCTACGTTATTTTCACAGAAAAAAAACCTATTAAATAAAGAGTTTCTTTGCATGCTCTATGAGATAATAAAATTTAATCGCCAAAGTAAACGATTGGTATCAACACATGCTGATCTTCCCTTGCAAGATTTTCTAAGAGAATACAGATATTCAGATTATTTTATCTCAAAATATTTATTTCCTATGTGCTCTGCGATTTGGTCTACCGATTTAGCAACCATTGGTACCTATTCAACTTCTTTTGTAGTTAATTTTTTTCATAATCATGGATTATTATCATTACATAGCCGGCCACAATGGTTAACTATTCCCAACGGGTCTAAAAATTATATTAACACTTTAATTAAACCTTTTGAGAGTTCTTTTCGGTTGTCTAGCCACATCACTACTATTCAACGAGATGACGGTGGAGTGATTATTAATACTAACGATGGTGCAAATCGTTATGACTATCTTTTTTTCGCATGCCCAAGCGATCAGGCTCTGGCACTACTTGCCTCACCCACTACTCGCGAAATTGAAATTTTATCTGCGATTAAATTTCAAACTAATACTGCTACACTGCATACTGATAAAAATCTTATGCCAGTTAATAAAAATAATTGGGCAGCTTGGAATTATAATATTGATAGCGCACGTCAAGTATCAGTTACCTATCATATGAATCAGTTACAACCATTAGCTACCACTCAGCCTCTTTTTGTCAGTTTAAATTGCTCGAATGTTATTAAGCCCGAATTAATAATATCAACTACACAGTACACACACCCATTGCTTACCCTTGATGCGATGCACGCAGTTAGTAGGAGAGATGAAATATCTGGACCTAATCGTACCTATTATGCTGGAGCATATTGGGGAAATGGGTTTCATGAGGATGGTGTTCGTAGCGCATACCAGGCTGTCAATTCATTCACTCGTTCAAAGTAA